CCCGTGGCTGCTTGCAGCGCGCTTCCGTTTCCACTCAATAAAGCAGCAGGCACACCCATCTGCACACGTCGTACCAAATTATGCATCCGGACAGTAAGCATGCACAATTGGCTAGTCTTGTACACACATTTGCATATTTTCAAGATATAGAAATGAAAATGAGTGGATACTGGCTACATTGTAATAATTGCATTGATCGCCGAACTGGATCGGTCTGGACGACATGTATGCAATTGCTCAACAGTGGTTAGTTGCAGCCTTGCAGATCATCACTAACTAATTAGTAAGCACCAGTTAATATGGATGGATGGAACTGCAAGAAGGTCATATGCTATAGTAGTACTTTTGGGCTGGCGAGAGAAAAGATGACCCATCCATgccatcgatccatccatccatcctaaagctgcttgcttgcttgctgcATCACACGCACCAGACCAAAAGGCTGCATGCATATGTACTGTACCATCTAGCTACCTCTTGCAAACGGGTCAGCAAAATTAAGCTTTTTTTCCTTTCAGCTAAGCTAGCTAGATCGGCCAGTTTGCAGTAAATGGTCAAAAGGCCTTTTTTCCTTTCAGCCACCTAGCAGAGTTTAGATCCCTGGGTCAGTATTAATTTCTATGTACTTATACAACTGTTGTGCCAGCAAATTCACAATTCAGTCGTACTGCCCTACAGTTCTCTACCTCGTTAATTGTACATTTTCCATCATGGCTCTCAATTAAATCCCCATCTCTTTAATTAAGTCAAGGAGGACGGTACACAGTAGTAGCACTGACCTTGTTGTAGGTGTGGAGAATGGAGGATGGCCCTTGCAGACGATGAACAGGAGGAGGAGGGCCATATGCCACATGATGCCCTCccatccccagcaatggcgccgtcCCACCGCCGTTATGGAGCAGCACCGTCGAAGAAGCTTGGCTGCAGCCCAGCAGGCTCTTGCAGAATTTGGCCGAAGCTAGCATCTCGAGGGTCGCCTCCGCGCGGCCGCCAAAAGGCCCCGCCGCGACTGGGCATGGAATCTTCTGCAGCCGCGAGACGTTGACGCTCGGGAGCACGTCGACGGCCATGTCGTCATCGTAAGCGATGCTCGACGACGATGACGGTCTTGGAAGCACAAGGGGCCCTGGTAGCTTGGCGTCCTCTTTGACCTCATCTTGCGCTGTCTCGTTCGAGTCTCCATCGGCGGCGCCGCAGCTGCTACTCCATTGGAACCCTAGCTCTTGCATCATCAGCAGTGAGCTCAGCTGATGATGAGGGTTTGCTGTCAATGGAGCAGCAAGCAACTGGCTATGGCTATGATGCTGGTGGACTTGTGCTGACAGGAGTGCCTCAAGCTCGTCTGAACTCAACTGCTCACTGCAAAGAGTTCAATTATATATGTGTGTAGATAGATGTGGTCTGCTTAATGATTCATCCAGCATAATAAATAAATTACTAACTAACATGAGATTGACGATGACAAGAGGAAGCATACACACACCACGCCTCTTGTAGGAAACCAACAAAATAGTAAGATTTACTAGTTGCTTGCCACGCACATTAAATTTGTTTCTTCCCTTCTTTTATTCTCTCTCTGAACTTGTCATTTTGCTGCGCCACAATTCCCAATGCACC
The Triticum dicoccoides isolate Atlit2015 ecotype Zavitan chromosome 3A, WEW_v2.0, whole genome shotgun sequence genome window above contains:
- the LOC119271164 gene encoding uncharacterized protein LOC119271164; the encoded protein is MMASSSSSSDLSADHRLLQDDLPWPSPSSMPPPLAPALHHAVGGNHHQWSQPLMLEQLSSDELEALLSAQVHQHHSHSQLLAAPLTANPHHQLSSLLMMQELGFQWSSSCGAADGDSNETAQDEVKEDAKLPGPLVLPRPSSSSSIAYDDDMAVDVLPSVNVSRLQKIPCPVAAGPFGGRAEATLEMLASAKFCKSLLGCSQASSTVLLHNGGGTAPLLGMGGHHVAYGPPPPVHRLQGPSSILHTYNKMGVPAALLSGNGSALQAATGRSSGGGGLHDEQQLQMLEVSSKKKPRLLHSRPATNNNILPSFKVRKEKLGDRIAALQQLVSPFGKTDTASVLMEAIGYIKFLQDQVETLSGPYMRSAKHKKARTTQQRGPSDTGDQKEEAKVDLRSRGLCLVPLACTSYVTNENGIWAPPNFRGN